One genomic window of Monodelphis domestica isolate mMonDom1 chromosome 1, mMonDom1.pri, whole genome shotgun sequence includes the following:
- the LRRC36 gene encoding leucine-rich repeat-containing protein 36 isoform X3, whose product MLDLRLNPVVRKDSDYRLFAVHMLQNLEKLDDRSVRESERKAAKLNFSQLGSNENFLFDVENKREKTLKNCVMDERSSSKLETDVDNRIETELSKGLFLPLPNREIKDSLTSASIQTSNPADQKLDTFPLGTQLQEVARRELPGDVHEEDEFRCYPSLQSSVRSPDKMAKEGFRLTFSDGKSLGSSPEKELISKADAYQLSHEVLSSKRLDVGDSSQIHPYQLPKDNSLDNYNSHYPHPITLHGSFSKKSPTHQRSKNYRDYSTKSLNDTKSISCGDIMTPLTDSDSATGRLLKLSSDLYTTGYFSSDPALLSNIEQQLSGGLTDLTQVHGSFKNNTAMGNSLRTLLLPSGTQEDRGLSTKRSVSPTRRAFKRKDGLLSNVVPKHGFQDVTNNELLSSDPGSLLGLQGNHSPPPTARTSHVVGVLQQLLELVDKHWNGSGSLLLNKKFLVSARDMLLSLVVPNPAQQWTRSLPEESLKSSRRRDLDLKDAGQFPGIPNDLEALKQKMVRVLEENLFLSEKVQLLEENASNSGVGGHQSHSYDELLRKNQQLNLQVNCLNQELNQLKKLEETVCLLQESQRSLVTTNEYLLQQLNKEQKGYMGKAILPPEKSHRIGRTSPFGKPLQSSLSQAAPDCESSQRERLSEGLETYMLR is encoded by the exons GGAGAAGACCTTGAAAAACTGTGTGATGGATGAAAGGTCATCATCAAAACTGGAAACAGATGTTGATAACAGGATTGAAACAG AATTAAGCAAAggacttttccttcctctccccaaccGGGAAATAAAGGATTCTCTAACAAGTGCTTCAATCCAGACCAGCAATCCAGCTGATCAGAAGTTAGACACTTTCCCACTGGGGACCCAG CTACAGGAAGTGGCAAGAAGGGAGCTTCCAGGTGATGTTCATGAGGAAGATG AATTCAGATGCTACCCATCTCTTCAGTCCTCAGTCCGGTCCCCAGACAAGATGGCCAAAGAAGGATTCCGACTAACTTTTTCAGATGGTAAATCTTTAGGTTcttctccagagaaagagttgATATCAAAGGCTGATGCTTATCAGCTTAGCCATGAAGTCTTATCAAGTAAACGCTTGGATGTGGGTGATTCAAGCCAAATACACCCCTACCAGTTACCTAAAGATAATAGTCTAGATAATTATAACAGTCACTATCCTCACCCCATAACCTTACATGGAAGTTTTAGCAAGAAATCCCCAACTCATCAAAGAAGCAAGAATTACAGAGACTATAGTACAAAATCTTTGAATGACACAAAGTCGATCTCTTGTGGAGATATAATGACTCCTTTGACTGACTCAGACTCTGCCACTGGAAGACTGCTTAAGCTCAGTTCAG ATCTCTACACCACAGGCTATTTTAGCAGTGATCCCGCCCTGCTGTCCAATATCGAACAGCAGTTATCTGGGGGCCTCACTGATTTAACACAAGTACATGGTTCTTTCAAAAATAACACTGCCATGGGAAACTCTCTACGGACACTCCTGTTGCCTTCAGGGACTCAAGAAGACAGGGGACTTTCAACAAAGAGGTCTGTGAGCCCAACTAGAAGGGCATTTAAGAGGAAGGATGGTCTTCTTTCAAATGTGGTGCCAAAGCATGGGTTCCAAGATGTTACCAACAATGAG CTTCTCTCTAGTGACCCGGGCAGTTTGCTTGGTTTGCAAGGAAACCATAGTCCCCCTCCCACTGCCAGGACTTCCCATGTGGTTGGGGTGCTCCAACAGCTCCTAGAGCTAGTGGACAAGCACTGGAATGGCTCAGGATCTCTGCTTCTCAACAAGAAGTTCCTGG TTTCTGCCCGGGATATGCTTCTGAGCTTGGTGGTTCCCAACCCTGCTCAACAGTGGACCCGCTCACTGCCTGAAGAAAGTCTGAAATCCTCACGAAGAAGAGACCTTGATCTAAAGGATGCAGGGCAGTTCCCTGGTATTCCAAATGATCTG GAAGCATTGAAGCAAAAGATGGTCAGGGTACTGGAGGAAAATCTCTTTTTGTCTGAAAAGGTACAGCTGTTGGAGGAAAATGCTTCCAATTCTGGTGTGGGTGGGCACCAGTCTCACAGTTATG ACGAATTGCTCCGTAAAAACCAGCAGCTGAATTTACAGGTGAATTGTCTGAATCAGGAACTTAACCAGCTAAAGAAACTAGAAGAAACAGTGTGCCTTCTCCAGGAAAGTCAGAG GTCCTTGGTTACAACCAATGAATATCTACTACAACAGCTGAATAAAGAGCAAAAGGGTTACATGGGAAAAGCAATCCTGCCTCCCGAGAAGAGTCACCGCATAGGGAGAACTTCACCCTTTGGGAAACCCCTACAGTCTTCCTTATCACAGGCAGCTCCTGACTGTG AGTCAAGTCAAAGAGAAAGGCTCTCAGAAGGATTAGAAACATACATGCTTCGATGA